A segment of the Allosaccharopolyspora coralli genome:
GCAGCTGGGCGAGTTCGCGGCCTTCCGCGGGCAACGGCTTGCCGTCGATCTCGATCGAGCCCGAGTCGATCGGCTCCAGTCGGTTGATGGCACGGCACAGGGTCGACTTGCCGGAACCGGACGGGCCGAGCACGACGACGACCTGTCCGCGGGGGACCTCGAGTTCGATGTCGCGCAGGACGTGCAGCGAACCGAAGTACTTGTCAACCGCGGACATCCGGATCATCGGCACGTCCGTGGCGGCCTCGCTCATACGTTCTCCAAGTTTTTTGGACACGATGGGCGAAACTTTAACGCCCCGCTGGGCAGAATCCAGGGTGAAGAGGCGCTGTGAGGTTGCAACTCGGTCACATCGAGGTTCCGGAGGCTCAACCGGTGCGCGAACGCCTGTCGGCACCGCAAGGTGGCTGGTGGTTCCGGATCGGCTTCCGAACTGGGGCGTCGTTGCCGCGACCCGCTGAGTTGAGTCATCATCAGCCCGTTAAGCTGGGAGAATGAGCACGGAGCGCGATCCGCAGGACCGTTCGCGGCGTTTTCAGGTCCGGACCTACGGATGCCAGATGAACGTGCACGATTCGGAGCGGCTCTCCGGACTGCTGGAGGACGCGGGCTACGTTCGGGTCGAGGAGGGCGACGAGCCGGACGTGGTCGTGTTCAACACCTGCGCCGTGCGCGAGAACGCGGACAACAGGCTCTACGGCAACCTCGGTCACCTGCGCCCGGCCAAGCAGCGCAACCCCGGCATGCAGATCGCCGTCGGCGGGTGCCTCGCGCAGAAGGACCGCGGCGAGATCGTCCGGCGCGCTCCGTGGGTCGACGTCGTCTTCGGCACGCACAACATCGGTTCGCTGCCGACGCTGCTGGAGCGTGCCCGCCACAACGACGAGGCCGAGGTCGAGATCCTCGAATCGCTGGACATCTTTCCCTCGACGCTGCCCGCGCGCCGGGAATCCACCTACTCCGGCTGGGTGTCGGTGTCGGTGGGCTGCAACAACACGTGCACGTTCTGTATCGTGCCCGCCTTGCGCGGCACCGAGAAGGACCGCCGCCCCGGCGACGTGCTCGCCGAGGTCGAGGCGCTGGTCTCCGAGGGGGTCTCGGAGGTGACGCTGCTGGGTCAGAACGTCAACGCCTACGGCGTCGAGTTCGGCGATCGCTACGCGTTCGGCAAGTTGCTGCGGTCGTGCGGTGAGATCGATGGTCTCGAGCGCGTGCGGTTTACCTCGCCGCACCCCCGCGACTTCACCGACGACGTCATCGAGGCAATGGCCGAGACGCCGAACGTGTGCCACCAGCTGCACATGCCGCTGCAGTCCGGCTCCGATCGGGTGCTCAAGTCGATGCGCCGTTCCTACCGCTCGGAGCGCTACCTGCGGATTCTCGACAACGTGCGGCGAGCGATGCCGGACGCCGCGATCACCACCGACGTCATCGTCGGGTTCCCAGGCGAGACGGAGGAGGATTTCCAGGAGACGTTGCGCGTGGTGCGGGAGTCCCGCTTCAGCAGCGCGTTCACGTTCCAGTACTCCCCGCGACCCGGCACACCCGCCGCGACGATGCAGGACCAGGTGCCGAAAGAGGTCGTGCAAGAACGCTATGAGCGACTCGTCGCCCTGCAAAACGAGATCTCCTGGGAGGTCAACAAGGAGGTGGTGGGCCGCGAGGTGGAGCTGCTGGTCGCCGAGGGCGAAGGGCGCAAGAACGCCGAAACGCACCGGCTCAGCGGTCGCGCGCGCGACGGCAGGCTCGTGCATTTCACCCCGTCCGGGGCGATCGATCGCGAGGTCCGTCCTGGCGACGTCGTCCACACCACGGTCACCCGCGCCGCTCCGCACCATCTCCTCGCCGACACGGACGTGACCGTCCACCGGCGCACACGCGCGGGCGATCGCTGGGAGGAAGGCACCCGCCCGAAGACTTCGGGCGTCAGCCTCGGCCTGCCTTCGTTCGGTGCGCCCGCGCAGCAACCGGTCGCGGAGCGGGAATCGGTCACGAATCAGGGATGTGCATGTTGAGCGGCACCGACTCCGGCAACACCCCGGACGGTACGGATCACGGTTCCGGCAGCGGCGACGAAGGCTTCCGCGCCGAACTCTCGGCCACCGAGCGCGAACTCGGACGCACGTTCGATCCGGGTAGGCGGGGCGTGATCATCCCGGTGGTGATGCTGCTGCTG
Coding sequences within it:
- the miaB gene encoding tRNA (N6-isopentenyl adenosine(37)-C2)-methylthiotransferase MiaB: MSTERDPQDRSRRFQVRTYGCQMNVHDSERLSGLLEDAGYVRVEEGDEPDVVVFNTCAVRENADNRLYGNLGHLRPAKQRNPGMQIAVGGCLAQKDRGEIVRRAPWVDVVFGTHNIGSLPTLLERARHNDEAEVEILESLDIFPSTLPARRESTYSGWVSVSVGCNNTCTFCIVPALRGTEKDRRPGDVLAEVEALVSEGVSEVTLLGQNVNAYGVEFGDRYAFGKLLRSCGEIDGLERVRFTSPHPRDFTDDVIEAMAETPNVCHQLHMPLQSGSDRVLKSMRRSYRSERYLRILDNVRRAMPDAAITTDVIVGFPGETEEDFQETLRVVRESRFSSAFTFQYSPRPGTPAATMQDQVPKEVVQERYERLVALQNEISWEVNKEVVGREVELLVAEGEGRKNAETHRLSGRARDGRLVHFTPSGAIDREVRPGDVVHTTVTRAAPHHLLADTDVTVHRRTRAGDRWEEGTRPKTSGVSLGLPSFGAPAQQPVAERESVTNQGCAC